A single Anaeromyxobacter diazotrophicus DNA region contains:
- a CDS encoding MFS transporter — translation MDGPAPPPAARSRWGVVLALGTSQTLAWASSYYLPAILADPIAASLGIRRTWVFGAFSMSLLICALLAPRVGRFIDRRGGRGVLALSAIVLAAGLLALAAARGPAMLFAAWAVLGAGMALGLYDAAFATLTTIYGAGARGPITGITLLAGFASTVSWPLSSALEHAIGWRATCAVWAGLNLALSLPLLRVALPAPARLAHLRRAASARVGWTPRREMLLLAYAFAATWFVTGAMVAHLPRLLERAGATTAQAIAAAALMGPAQVGARVAEFLVLRRAHPLASARVATTLHPLGAAALGLAGTAAIAPFAILYGAGNGLLTIARGTVPLAVFGAEGYGERTGLLNAPARAVQALAPFAFGLLVEPLGVSALYVSAGLCLSALVALGFVQSAPARPRTSGA, via the coding sequence ATGGACGGCCCCGCCCCGCCCCCTGCCGCGCGCTCGCGATGGGGCGTCGTCCTCGCGCTCGGGACGTCGCAGACGCTCGCGTGGGCCTCGAGCTACTACCTGCCGGCGATCCTCGCGGACCCGATCGCCGCCAGCCTCGGGATCAGGCGCACCTGGGTGTTCGGCGCGTTCTCGATGTCGCTGCTCATCTGCGCTCTGCTCGCGCCGCGCGTCGGCCGGTTCATCGATCGGCGCGGCGGCCGGGGGGTGCTGGCGCTCTCGGCCATCGTGCTGGCGGCCGGCCTGCTCGCGCTGGCCGCGGCGCGGGGACCCGCCATGCTGTTCGCGGCCTGGGCCGTGCTCGGCGCCGGCATGGCGCTCGGCCTCTACGACGCCGCGTTCGCGACGCTGACGACGATCTACGGCGCCGGGGCGCGCGGGCCCATCACCGGAATCACGCTCCTCGCGGGCTTCGCGTCCACCGTGAGCTGGCCGCTGTCCTCGGCGCTCGAGCACGCGATCGGCTGGCGCGCGACCTGCGCCGTCTGGGCCGGGCTGAACCTCGCCCTGAGCCTCCCGCTCCTCCGGGTCGCGCTCCCCGCGCCGGCGCGGCTGGCGCACCTCCGGCGCGCCGCGAGCGCGCGGGTCGGGTGGACTCCGCGCCGGGAGATGCTCCTCCTCGCGTACGCCTTCGCCGCGACGTGGTTCGTCACCGGGGCGATGGTGGCGCACCTCCCGCGGTTGCTCGAGCGCGCCGGCGCCACCACGGCGCAGGCGATCGCCGCGGCCGCGCTGATGGGGCCGGCGCAGGTCGGCGCGAGGGTCGCCGAGTTCCTCGTCCTGCGCCGCGCCCACCCGCTCGCCTCGGCGCGGGTCGCGACGACGCTGCACCCGCTCGGCGCGGCGGCCCTCGGCCTCGCGGGGACGGCGGCGATCGCTCCCTTCGCGATCCTGTACGGAGCCGGGAACGGGCTGCTGACGATCGCCCGCGGCACCGTCCCGCTGGCCGTCTTCGGCGCCGAGGGTTACGGCGAGCGGACCGGCCTGCTCAACGCGCCCGCGCGCGCGGTGCAGGCGCTCGCGCCATTCGCGTTCGGGCTCCTCGTCGAGCCGCTGGGCGTCTCGGCGCTGTACGTCTCCGCCGGGCTCTGCCTCTCTGCCCTCGTGGCGCTCGGGTTCGTGCAGTCCGCGCCCGCGCGGCCGCGAACGTCGGGGGCGTGA
- a CDS encoding protease pro-enzyme activation domain-containing protein, producing MAHPRILGILAAAALRLAPGGAARAAPPRTGSGSPADEVVAWLGASGFRVESRTGTRVSLSGTAGQVAAAFRTELRRYEQAGQLRMANATELDLRKRRHLVGPRSRVAPPNHQADPESTEPQWRAASYLPHPVPRRAAPPIPQRALQACMLPGAAACRGATASEPARPVATSADPSVRLMHSRS from the coding sequence ATGGCGCACCCTCGCATCCTCGGGATCCTCGCAGCCGCCGCGCTCCGTCTCGCTCCCGGCGGCGCCGCTCGAGCGGCTCCGCCGCGGACGGGGTCCGGCTCTCCGGCCGACGAGGTCGTGGCGTGGCTGGGCGCGAGCGGCTTCCGCGTCGAGTCGCGGACCGGCACGCGCGTCTCGTTGAGCGGGACGGCGGGGCAGGTCGCCGCCGCCTTCCGCACCGAGCTGCGCCGGTACGAGCAGGCCGGGCAGCTGCGGATGGCCAACGCGACCGAGCTCGACCTCCGGAAGCGGCGCCACCTCGTCGGGCCGCGCTCCAGGGTCGCGCCTCCAAACCACCAGGCGGACCCAGAGTCGACCGAGCCCCAATGGCGTGCGGCGTCCTACCTGCCGCACCCGGTGCCGCGCCGCGCCGCACCGCCCATCCCCCAACGCGCGCTACAAGCCTGCATGCTTCCTGGTGCCGCAGCGTGTCGAGGGGCGACCGCCTCCGAGCCCGCGCGACCAGTCGCGACGTCGGCCGACCCATCGGTGCGGCTGATGCACTCGCGCAGCTGA